In the genome of Cryptosporangium aurantiacum, the window CCGGATGCACTACATGTTCAACCGGGTCGGCGGCGTGAAGGAGGAGGTCCCCGCCGGCTGGGTCAGCCGGGCACGGCACGCGGTGGCCGACGTCCGACGCCGGATGACCGACCTCGAACAGATCATTCGGACGAACGACATCTTCCTGGCGCGGACGGTCGGCATCGGCGTGCTCGACCCGAACGTCGGTGCGGCCTACGGGGTGAGCGGGCCGGTGGCGCGCGCGTCCGGGCTCGACGTCGATCTGCGTCGGGATGAGCCGTACCTGGCCTACGGCGAGCTCACCGACGTGCTGAAGGTCGTCACCCGCACCGCGGGCGACTGCCACGCGCGATTCGAGGTGCTGCTCGACCAGGTGCACGTCTCGCTCGATCTCGCGGACGCCTGCCTCGACCGGCTCGCCACCGTCGGCGGCCCGGTGAACGTCCGGCTCCCGAAGGTCGTGCGGGCGCCGGAGGGGCACACCTACGCGTGGACCGAGAACCCGCTCGGCATCAACGGCTACTACCTGGTCTCGCGGGGCGAGAAGACGCCGTGGCGGCTCAAGCTGCGGACGGCGTCCTACGCGAACGTCCAGGCGCTGGCGACGCTGCTGCCCGGCACGCTGCTGCCTGACCTGGTCGCGATCCTCGGCTCGATGTTCTTCGTCGTCGGCGACATCGACAAGTAGCTCACCAGGAGCGGTAGCGGCTGCTCTCGTCCTCGGCGGAGGCGTGGCGCGCGTGGCGTCCGCCGG includes:
- a CDS encoding NADH-quinone oxidoreductase subunit D, yielding MVSDDRLATADMVLNIGPQHPSTHGVLRLRLVVDGEQVVSAEPIVGYMHRGAEKLFEVRDYRQIIMLANRHDWLSAFSNELGVALAVERMMGIEVPERATWLRTLLAELNRVLNHLMFLGSYPLEIGAITPMFYAFRERETLQAVMEEASGGRMHYMFNRVGGVKEEVPAGWVSRARHAVADVRRRMTDLEQIIRTNDIFLARTVGIGVLDPNVGAAYGVSGPVARASGLDVDLRRDEPYLAYGELTDVLKVVTRTAGDCHARFEVLLDQVHVSLDLADACLDRLATVGGPVNVRLPKVVRAPEGHTYAWTENPLGINGYYLVSRGEKTPWRLKLRTASYANVQALATLLPGTLLPDLVAILGSMFFVVGDIDK